The following proteins are co-located in the Hippoglossus stenolepis isolate QCI-W04-F060 chromosome 23, HSTE1.2, whole genome shotgun sequence genome:
- the LOC118102215 gene encoding L-selectin-like isoform X3: MEGIFIGVLCLSGCLTFSTCLLHQYHFVSDAMNWTEAQSYCRETYTDLATIENTEEMKKLNDTVSAAGNSSKVWIGLYNHIDWKWSDGFNESGAEYRNWYDGGTNNFAANQLCVAMTNYGRWFDYYCHRKTAFVCYNGTLEDSDFVLVNTTKNWSEAQRHCREHYTDLATVRNNTDNDKIHYLIIPLVWAWIGLYRDPQIYWSDGSNYSFSSWYQGNNRLGSIKFVCGVADLEKGGNWRLFSCEERKPFVCYSVPTVKTLVKVRVELQDSSVDLNDPAVKEQILKEFQERLKEKGQSGVTLKWREKADGKVFHKDEKGSDKKKKTEL, from the exons ggtgcctcaccttctccacatgcctcctccatcagtaccactttgtgtctgatgcaatgaattggactgaagctcagagctactgcagagagacgtacacagacctggccactattgaaaacactgaagaaatgaagaaacttaacGACACAGTTTCCGCCGCTGGTAACAGCTCTAAGGTTTGGATTGGCCTGTATAATCATATTGACTGGAAGTGGTCAGATGGGTTCAACGagagtggagctgaatataGGAACTGGTATGATGGTGGCACAAACAATTTTGCTGCCAATCAGCTCTGTGTAGCCATGACGAACTATGGAAGATGGTTTGATTATTACTGCCATAGGAAGACTGCATTTGTCTGCTACAATG gaacattagaggaTTCTGACTTTGTGCTGGTGAATACAACAAAGAATTGGTCTGAggctcagaggcactgcagagaacactacACAGATCTGGCCACTGTGAGGAACAACACTGACAATGACAAGATACATTACTTGATAATACCTCTCGTATGGGCATGGATCGGTTTGTACAGAGATCCTCAGATTTACTGGTCCGACGGGAGTAActactcattcagctcctggtatCAGGGTAACAACAGACTTGGCTCGATTAAATTCGTCTGTGGTGTTGCAGATTTGGAGaagggaggaaactggaggttattttcctgtgaagaaagaaaaccatttgtctgctacagtGTCCCAA CAGTAAAGACGTTGGTGAAGGTGAGGGTGGAGCTACAGGACTCCTCTgtggacctgaatgaccctgctgtgaaagaaCAGATTCTGAAAGAG ttcCAGGAAAGATTGAAGGAGAAAGGACAGAGTGGCGTCACCTTGAAGTGGAGAGaaaaggctgatgggaaagtTTTCCACAAGGACGAAAAAGGTTccgacaagaaaaaaaagactgaactTTAA
- the LOC118102215 gene encoding L-selectin-like isoform X2 yields the protein MEGIFIGVLCLSGCLTFSTCLLHQYHFVSDAMNWTEAQSYCRETYTDLATIENTEEMKKLNDTVSAAGNSSKVWIGLYNHIDWKWSDGFNESGAEYRNWYDGGTNNFAANQLCVAMTNYGRWFDYYCHRKTAFVCYNGTLEDSDFVLVNTTKNWSEAQRHCREHYTDLATVRNNTDNDKIHYLIIPLVWAWIGLYRDPQIYWSDGSNYSFSSWYQGNNRLGSIKFVCGVADLEKGGNWRLFSCEERKPFVCYSVPTVKTLVKVRVELQDSSVDLNDPAVKEQILKEFQERLKEKGQSGVTLKWREKADGKVFHKDEKGSDKKKKTEL from the exons atggaagggatcttcattggtgtcttgtgtctctcag ggtgcctcaccttctccacatgcctcctccatcagtaccactttgtgtctgatgcaatgaattggactgaagctcagagctactgcagagagacgtacacagacctggccactattgaaaacactgaagaaatgaagaaacttaacGACACAGTTTCCGCCGCTGGTAACAGCTCTAAGGTTTGGATTGGCCTGTATAATCATATTGACTGGAAGTGGTCAGATGGGTTCAACGagagtggagctgaatataGGAACTGGTATGATGGTGGCACAAACAATTTTGCTGCCAATCAGCTCTGTGTAGCCATGACGAACTATGGAAGATGGTTTGATTATTACTGCCATAGGAAGACTGCATTTGTCTGCTACAATG gaacattagaggaTTCTGACTTTGTGCTGGTGAATACAACAAAGAATTGGTCTGAggctcagaggcactgcagagaacactacACAGATCTGGCCACTGTGAGGAACAACACTGACAATGACAAGATACATTACTTGATAATACCTCTCGTATGGGCATGGATCGGTTTGTACAGAGATCCTCAGATTTACTGGTCCGACGGGAGTAActactcattcagctcctggtatCAGGGTAACAACAGACTTGGCTCGATTAAATTCGTCTGTGGTGTTGCAGATTTGGAGaagggaggaaactggaggttattttcctgtgaagaaagaaaaccatttgtctgctacagtGTCCCAA CAGTAAAGACGTTGGTGAAGGTGAGGGTGGAGCTACAGGACTCCTCTgtggacctgaatgaccctgctgtgaaagaaCAGATTCTGAAAGAG ttcCAGGAAAGATTGAAGGAGAAAGGACAGAGTGGCGTCACCTTGAAGTGGAGAGaaaaggctgatgggaaagtTTTCCACAAGGACGAAAAAGGTTccgacaagaaaaaaaagactgaactTTAA